The sequence GCGCGACCAAGCAGGACGCGCCTCTACTCCTCGGCGACCGCCTTCACCCGTCAGACGAGAGTTGAGGAGCGCAAAGCGGGCTTCTCCGAACACATCGGCGCGTGTTCTGCGCCCGCCAGGCGCCGGCGGCCCTCGTCTACGGGCACCACCCGCAACATGCAGGGCCCGTCCCGCTCCCCAGTTCCCGCTTCACGGCCGCAGCGCGTGAAGGGTACGTCCACATAGCGAAGGCTCTGGGAGGTGCGTCCACGGGCACATGGTCAAGGCAATCCATGGGGACGGCTGGGGCGTCATGCGCCGCCTGCGCCCGGACCCGTGGGCCACAGGTAGGCAGGTTTCACGTGAAACTTGCCCACCAGACTTTGAGGCACCAACATTGCGGCCGTGCCGCGCGGGGCCGCCCGGCTTACCAGGACGGGGACAAGAAGCGACTGCGCCAGCCCCGCACGTCCACCCCTACCGCGCCGCGAGGCTCCGAGCGGCTGCCCTTTGCCAACCGCATGGGCGGCTGCGATGGCTGTCTCTCCTCAACCGCGGGAGCGGGCCGACTCCTGGCCGTCCAGAGCACCGGCGTGCCCGCGCAGCCCGCCTGTTCTGCCCGTGTCCTGTCCGGTCAGACACCGCCGCCAGGAGACCACCGAACGTGGCAGATAAAGGCGGTCGACGACTTCGGCGGCCAGCAGAGGCTTGATGACGCTGGCGGATGGCCGCATCTGCCATCACGCTGCTCACGCGCAAGGGGTGGGAGCCGAGCTTTGCCACGTGCTCACGGGGACCGCCAGCCACGTCGCCCGCGCCACCGAGCCCCACAAGTCGGGGGGCCGGGGATCCATGCCGCCGGTTTGCGGGGGATCCTCCTTCAGTCGGCGTTCAAAACGCGAGACCCTCAGTTTCACGTGAAACACGCTCCTCGTATGGCGGGGGCCGGAGCGCCTACCGGAGCTGGGCTGTGGAACTGCCGTCCTCTGGAAACGTGGTCATGATCTTGGTGATGGTTGACCAGTTTCTTGATCTGGCGTTTGGTCGGCTCAACGGCCGACCTTGGCCGCTGGGGGATCCCAGCAGTGGCCGCAGGGGCGCCCACTGCGCGCCGCTCAGATAGACGGCCCCCCGGACCCCCGGACGCCAGCCGGCGGTCAGCCCGCCAGCCGCGCGAGGGTTTTCGCGAGCGAGTCCCGCTGACGACCTGACCGGCCCCCGCGCCGTCCGCGCCGAACGGGGTGTCGCACCGGGAACTCCACTGGGTCCGGCCTCGCCATACCGGCACGTTTGGTGGGAGGTCGGGCAGACGGTGGCCACCGCGTCTGGTGAGGCTGGGCATGGCAAGGCGGCCGTCGCTATCCCGACCCGGTCGATTCTGCCGGCAGGCAGAGTAGGCCAGAGAGGCGCGGCCTCGCAGTAGGCGTTCCGCCATGGGCCGGACTTGCTCAGGACGGATCCTCTTCCCTGCGGGAGAGCTCCCTCGCCGGGTGGAGGATGTTTCACGGGAAACGTGGGGGCGGGAACGAGAAGCGCCCCGGAGCCTTGAGGGTCCGGGGCGCTCTGGGTGGGCGGGCTCTAGGAGTCGTCTGCTCCGTTGTCGTCGGGGGCCATGGACTTGATGATGCGGTCCAGGTCCTCCAGGGTGGCGAACTCGACGACGATCTTGCCCTTGTTGCGGCCCATGTCGACGCGGACCTTGGTCTCGTAGCGGTCGGAGAGCCGGTCGGCCAGTTCCCTGAGGCCGGGGGCGACCGGCTGCTTGCGGCGGCCCTGGCGCGGCGCCTTCGGCTCGTCCTCGACCTCGCGGAGCGCGATCATCTCTTCGAGTGCACGGACGGAGAGGCCCTCCTGGACGATCCGCTGCGCCACGTGCTCCTGGGCCTCGACGCTGTCGAGGGAGAGCAGCGCGCGGGCGTGGCCGGCGGACAGCACTCCCGCCGCCACCCGGCGCTGGACGGCGGGCGGCAGGTTCAGCAGGCGTAGCGTGTTGGTGATGTGCGGTCGCGACCGGCCGATCCGGGTGGCGAGCTGCTCGTGGGTGGCGCCGAAGTCCTGCAGCAGTTGCTGGTACGCGGCCGCCTCCTCCAGCGGGTTGAGCTGCTGCCGGTGGAGGTTCTCCATGAGCGCGTCGCGGAGCAGGTCGTTGTCGCCGGTGTCGCGGACGATCGCCGGGATGACGTCCAGCCCGGCCATCTTCGACGCGCGCCAGCGACGCTCGCCCATGATGAGCTCGTAGTCGTGCTCCTCCGCGGAGGATTTGCGGACGACGATCGGCTGCAGCAGCCCGACGATGCCGATCGACTCGGCGAGCTCCTCCAGGGCCTGATCGTCGAAGTGCTCGCGGGGCTGGCGCGGGTTGACCGTGATGGAGCGGACGGGCAGTTCCGCGAAATGGGCTCCGGCGACCGGTTCGAGCGGCGATGCGGGAGCGGCCGTGCCGTCCGAGACGGGACCGCCGGGGTATCCCGGCTCTCCCGCGCCGTTCGGCTCGGCGGACGTGGGCGGGGCGGTGGGAATGAGGGCACCGAGGCCCCTGCCCAGTCCGCGTCGCTGCTGGCTCACTGGACAGCTCCTCCGTGGGCCATCTCCGAGGCGGCCTCGCTGTAGGCGAGGGCGCCGCTCGAACCGGGGTCGTAGGTCATGACGGACTGTCCGTAGCTGGGCGCTTCGGACACCCGGACGCTGCGGGGGATCACCGTGTTGAGGACGACGTCGCCGAAGTGGGTCCGGACGTCCTCGGCGACCTGCGCGGCGAGGCGGGTCCGGGCGTCGTACATCGTCAGCAGGATGGTCGACACCCTCAGCTTCTGGTTGAGGTGCGCCTTCACGAGGTCGACGGTCCTGATCAGCTGGCCGAGGCCCTCCAGGGCGTAGTACTCGCACTGGATCGGGATGAGCAGCTCGTCGCCGCCGACCAGGGCGTTCACGGTGAGCAGGCCGAGCGACGGCGGGCAGTCGATCAGCACGTAGTCGAACTTCTCGATGTCGTAGGCGTCCAGCGCACGCTGGAGGCGCGATTCGCGGGCCACCTTCGAGACGAGTTCGATCTCCGCGCCGGCGAGGTTGAGCGTGGCCGGCGCGCAGAAGAGATTGGGGATCTCGGGCGCCGGGACGATGATGTCGGCGAGCGCCATGTCCTCGATCAGCACGTCGTAGATCGACGGGACCTCGGCGTGGTGCTCGACGCCGAGGGCGGTGGACGCGTTGCCCTGCGGGTCGAGGTCGACCACCAGCACCTGCGCGCCATGCATGGCGAGGGAGGCGGCGATGTTCACCGAGCTGGTGGTCTTGCCGACGCCTCCCTTCTGGTTGGCGATGGTGATGACCCGGCATCGGTCGGGTCGCGGCCACTCCCGTTCCCTGCGGCCCGCCATCGCCTTGAGCGCGGTGACGGCTGTTTCATGTGAAACCTTGGCGTCCCGCAGCGCCTCTCGCACGAGTTCTGACTCCCCCTGAGTTGGTCCGGTGCGCGAGCCCGGCGGCTGCGCGCCGGCGTTCGTCGGCACATAGCCGACGTTCTCCGCCGTACCGGACGTCGTGTTACCCCACATCGCGTGCCCGGAGGGAGCGGTGCCCGGCGATGATCCCGGGTCCGGCCGCGTCCCCCCGGAGGCGGGCGCCGGGGCGCCCTCGTCCGCGCCGAGCCCGCCCGGGCCGGACGGCTGTTCGTCGGGGGATTCGTCGGCGCGGTCAGGCCTGCCCAGTCCTGGTCCCGTGCTCATGAAGACCTCTTCCTCGACCCTTTGGCGCGCCGGGGGGCGCGCTGCCGTCGCCCGACAACCTCTCCTCGGCCGGCGACCACACGGACGAGTGTTGTCGGCGGATCGACCATACCGCGCCCGACTTGCAGCAGTTCCGTCGAGCGCACCTCGAAGCGCTTCAGGACCGGCTCCGCCTCCTCCAGTTCGGTCGCGGCCCGCTCGCCCTTGAGCGCGAGGAGCTCGCCCCCCGGGCGCAGCAGCGGCAGCGCCCATCTGGCCAGGCGTTCGAGGGGTGCGACGGCGCGTGCCGTGGCGACGTCCGCCGCGAACTCCTCGGTCACGTCCTCGGCCCGGGCCCGCCGGACGTCGACGTTCCGCAGGTCCAGCATCTCGACGCACTCGTTCAGGAACGTCGTGCGCCGCAGCAGCGGCTCCAGCAGGGTGATCCGCAGGTCGGGCCGGACGATGGCCAGGACGATGCCGGGGAGTCCCGCGCCCGAGCCGATGTCGACGACCTGGGCGTCCTGCTGTATCGCCGACGAGACCACCGCGCAGTTGATCAGATGGCGTTCCCAGAGCCGGTCGACCTCGCGCGGTCCGATGAGCCCGCGTTCGACCCCGGCCTTGGCGAGGAACGCCGCATAGCGCTCCGCGATCGGCAGCGCGTCACCGAATACCTCCCGTGCAGTCCCCACCAGACGAATCGTTCCACAAAACCTGGTGCTGCCGTGCACGCGCAACGTTCCCGTGGACAACAGGACACCGGGGTGGGACGACCCTTGCGTTATGGCGAGAACCACATGACCCCGCCGCATAATCGCCGAGGGCCGGGTACAGGCTGCCGTGACGCCCGTCCGTCCCCCGGAAGGAGCTCCGACACATGGGAATCGGAGTCAGTCTCGCATTCATCGCCCTAGGGGCGATCCTGGCTTTCGCCATCCGCGTTGACCTCAGCGGCCTCGACATCCACATGGTCGGATGGATCCTGATCCTGGTCGGCCTGATCAGCATGGGATTCACGCTCAAGTACACCCGGCCGCGCCGCGCGGCCGGACGTGTGGCCGGAGCCGATCCCGCCTACGGCGACGAGCCGGGGACGGTGATCCGCGAGGAGCACATCATCGAGGACCCGCCGCCGCCCGGCGGCCGTCCCGCCGAGCGCGTCGAACGTGTGGTCGAGCACCCGGCGGACAGGGGGGTCACGCACAACCATCCACAGGACCCGGGGTACGCGCAGGATCCCGCCAACGCGCAGGACCCGGCAGTGCAGAACACAGTCGACACCGGCGACGCCGTCCCGCGCCGCCGCTGGCGCCGGACCGCACGGCGGTAGCACCGAGAGCCTGCTCGGTGTGCCAGGGCGGCGGTGCACACCGAGCTCCCCAGGGCCCCGCGCCGGCCAGGGCGCGGGGCCCTCTCATGCCCGAGGAAGAATGCCGGCCCTGTTCGGAAAGGCGACGGCCCCGACCGGGGGATCCGGTCGGGGCCGTGTGCAGCCGTGAGGGTCAGGCGGGGGAGACGACCACGTAGCGGTCGGGCTCCTCGCCCTCGGACTCGCTGCGGAGGCCCGCGGCGGCGATGGCGTCGTGGACGATCTTGCGCTCGAACGGGGTCATCGGGGCGAGGGGCTTGGGCTCGCCGGACTGCTTGACCTCGTTCGCGACGTCCGTCCCGAGCTTGGTCAGCTCGGCGCGGCGCCGCTCGCGGTAGCCGCCGATGTCCAGCATGAGGCGGGTGCGGTTGCCGGTCTGGCGGTGGACGGCGAGCCGGGTGAGCTCCTGGAGGGCCTCCAGGACCTCGCCGCGCTTGCCGACCAGTTCGTCCAGGGCACCTCCGACGACGGCGACCATGGCGCGCTCGCCCTCGACGTCCATGTCGATGTCGCCGTCGTAGTCACCGATGTCCAGCAGGCCCTCGATGTAGTCGGCGGCGATCTCGCCTTCCTGTTCGAGCGCCTGGACGTCGACCTCGGTGGTGTCGGTCTGGCTCAACGGGGTCTCCTTCTCCGGCACATGCTCGGGGGTCCAAACTAGCGCTTCTGGGTACCGCTGCGCTTGCTGCGCGACTTGCGGGTCGGCTGGTTGCGCACGACCTTCGGCTTGTCCTCGGGCTCGGGGGCCGGTTCCGGCTCCTTCTTCAGTTTCGCCTTGATGCCCGACGGCGCCGCCTCACCGTTCTTGGACCCACCCGCCTTGGACGCCCCCGCCTTGGACCCGGCGGCCTTGGGGCCGGTCTTGGTCCCCGTCTTGGCCGTGGCCGCAGCGGCCTCACCGTTCGTGCCGGGCGGTGGGTACCGCTTGTAGATGTAGTGCTGCTGCGCCAGGGTCCAGCTGTTGGACGTCACCCAGTACATGAGGACGCCCAGGGGGAAGCCGAGGCCGAAGAGGCCGAACAGCGGCGCCAGGAAGACCATCATCTTCTGCGCCTGCATCATCGGGTTGGCCTCGTCCGCGACGGGCTGCCGCTTCATGCTGGCCCGGACGGTGAAGAAGGTCGTGACGGAGCTGATCACCACGGCGATGCCGGTGATGATGATCGCCGTCCAGCTCTTGGGGTCGGTGCCCCAGGCGTTCAGGAACGTGTCCGGGATGTGGGCGCCGAAGATGTTCGCGTTCTGCGCGCTCGCCACCAGGTCGGACGAGACGGCGAAGACGCTCTGCCCCGGCTTGGCGTCCGAGATCCGCTTCAGCGTCTGGAACAGCCCGATGAAGATGGGCATCTGCACCAGGAGCGGCAGGCAGCCCGAGAGCGGGTTGGCGCCGTTCTCCTGGTAGAGCTTCATGACCTCCTGGTTGAGGCGCTGCTTGTCGTTCTTGTACTTCTTGCGCAGCGCCTGAACCTTCGGGTTCAGCTCCTGCATCTTGCGCGAAGCGTGGATCTGCTTCACGAAGAGGGGGACGAGGAGCAGCCGCAGGAGGACGGTGAGGAGGATGATCGAACCGCCCCACGCCCATCCGCTGTCCTTGGGGACGACCGTACTGAGCCCCGTGTGGATCCACACGATGAGCTGAGAGACGATCTCGTACAACCAATCAAGCACCGGGCAGCTCCTTGGGCTCTGCTAGGGCGGGGCCGCTCTCCTCGCGGCCTGAGTTCGAGGAAGCCGCCGCGCGCTGTTCCGGCGTCTTCTTCGGCGGTACCGGGTCGTGGCCGCCTGGGTGGAAAGGTTGGCACCGCGCGATCCGGCGGGCCGTCAGCCACGTGCCGCGCAGTGCCCCGTGCACCTGGAGGGCCTCCAGGCCGTACGCGCTGCAGCTGGGCTGGAAGCGGCACTGCTGCCCGAGCAGGGGACTCAAGAAGCGGCGGTAGGCGCGGACGAGAAGGATCAGCAAGGCCGCGACGGGACCCGGGTGGCCCGTCCGGTGCTGCGCGGGGAACTCGGTCCCCTGCGGACTCCTCATCTTCGCCCCTTGGACGCGGGCCGCAGCAGCCGGTCGAGCGCCGACTCCAGATCCGCGGCCAGTTCGTCTGGTCGCGCCGCTCCCGCACGGGGGTTGGCGCGCACTACGAGCAGGCTACCCGCTGGCAGGCGGTCGAGGTGCGGGCGCATCAGGTGGCGGAGCCGGCGCCGGGTCGTGTTGCGGACCACGGCGTTGCCGACGGTGCGCGCCACGATGAACCCGACCAGCGGCCGCGCCGCCGCCGGTCGGAACTCTTCCGGGCGTAGCAGATGAACGACGACAGTTGGCCGTCCGGCGCGGCGACCGCGCCGGACGGCCAACGAGAAGTCGTCCCGCCGCCGCATCCGGTTTCCGGACGGCAGCACTATGAGGGGTGGGTCAGACCGCGACGCGGGCGCGGCCCTTGCCACGCCGGCTCGACAGGATCGCGCGGCCCGCGCGCGTGCGCATGCGCAGCCGGAAGCCGTGCTTCTTGTGGCGACGACGGTTGTTCGGCTGGAAGGTACGCTTGCTCACTTGAGGCTCCAGTGCTGCGGTCGGTTCGTCTGAGGACTTGGCGCTCGAAGGCTCGCACCGAGGGCCGCGTACGGTCCCCCGCAGCGGGGGCCCACCCGAGCTTTCCTGAGGGGCAGCCGGCGGGCACGCGACATCTCCGTCGATGCGACTCGACCTCAGAACGTTACGGGGTATCCAGGGGGCCGGTCAAGCGGAGGCGGCCGCCGCGGGGCTCCCGTCGCGAGGCTCCGTCGGACGGGCGGGATCGATGGTGCCCGTGTTGCGGCCGTGTCCGGCACCGGTTAAGGTCGACGAGGCGAGCCGACACTTCCTTCGAAGAATCCGATGTCGGCGTTCCTCAAGCCCCCCGTTCGAGAACCATCCCGTACCGGCCCTCACTAAGGCCGGCCCCTTGCCGACCGCGCACCCCTGAACCCGCCTCACGGGTTTTGCACAGGGTCCCCCATGCCTATGCACAGCATGTGGACAACTCTGTGGACAACTCGTGAGAGAGTAAGTCTTCCGCGTCGCGGCAGTGTCCTGTGAGGCGTGTGGCATCCCGCGGGAAAGCCGGGC is a genomic window of Actinomadura citrea containing:
- a CDS encoding ParB/RepB/Spo0J family partition protein, with the translated sequence MSQQRRGLGRGLGALIPTAPPTSAEPNGAGEPGYPGGPVSDGTAAPASPLEPVAGAHFAELPVRSITVNPRQPREHFDDQALEELAESIGIVGLLQPIVVRKSSAEEHDYELIMGERRWRASKMAGLDVIPAIVRDTGDNDLLRDALMENLHRQQLNPLEEAAAYQQLLQDFGATHEQLATRIGRSRPHITNTLRLLNLPPAVQRRVAAGVLSAGHARALLSLDSVEAQEHVAQRIVQEGLSVRALEEMIALREVEDEPKAPRQGRRKQPVAPGLRELADRLSDRYETKVRVDMGRNKGKIVVEFATLEDLDRIIKSMAPDDNGADDS
- a CDS encoding ParA family protein, whose amino-acid sequence is MAGRREREWPRPDRCRVITIANQKGGVGKTTSSVNIAASLAMHGAQVLVVDLDPQGNASTALGVEHHAEVPSIYDVLIEDMALADIIVPAPEIPNLFCAPATLNLAGAEIELVSKVARESRLQRALDAYDIEKFDYVLIDCPPSLGLLTVNALVGGDELLIPIQCEYYALEGLGQLIRTVDLVKAHLNQKLRVSTILLTMYDARTRLAAQVAEDVRTHFGDVVLNTVIPRSVRVSEAPSYGQSVMTYDPGSSGALAYSEAASEMAHGGAVQ
- the rsmG gene encoding 16S rRNA (guanine(527)-N(7))-methyltransferase RsmG produces the protein MGTAREVFGDALPIAERYAAFLAKAGVERGLIGPREVDRLWERHLINCAVVSSAIQQDAQVVDIGSGAGLPGIVLAIVRPDLRITLLEPLLRRTTFLNECVEMLDLRNVDVRRARAEDVTEEFAADVATARAVAPLERLARWALPLLRPGGELLALKGERAATELEEAEPVLKRFEVRSTELLQVGRGMVDPPTTLVRVVAGRGEVVGRRQRAPRRAKGSRKRSS
- a CDS encoding DUF6458 family protein codes for the protein MGIGVSLAFIALGAILAFAIRVDLSGLDIHMVGWILILVGLISMGFTLKYTRPRRAAGRVAGADPAYGDEPGTVIREEHIIEDPPPPGGRPAERVERVVEHPADRGVTHNHPQDPGYAQDPANAQDPAVQNTVDTGDAVPRRRWRRTARR
- a CDS encoding protein jag; translated protein: MSQTDTTEVDVQALEQEGEIAADYIEGLLDIGDYDGDIDMDVEGERAMVAVVGGALDELVGKRGEVLEALQELTRLAVHRQTGNRTRLMLDIGGYRERRRAELTKLGTDVANEVKQSGEPKPLAPMTPFERKIVHDAIAAAGLRSESEGEEPDRYVVVSPA
- the yidC gene encoding membrane protein insertase YidC; the protein is MLDWLYEIVSQLIVWIHTGLSTVVPKDSGWAWGGSIILLTVLLRLLLVPLFVKQIHASRKMQELNPKVQALRKKYKNDKQRLNQEVMKLYQENGANPLSGCLPLLVQMPIFIGLFQTLKRISDAKPGQSVFAVSSDLVASAQNANIFGAHIPDTFLNAWGTDPKSWTAIIITGIAVVISSVTTFFTVRASMKRQPVADEANPMMQAQKMMVFLAPLFGLFGLGFPLGVLMYWVTSNSWTLAQQHYIYKRYPPPGTNGEAAAATAKTGTKTGPKAAGSKAGASKAGGSKNGEAAPSGIKAKLKKEPEPAPEPEDKPKVVRNQPTRKSRSKRSGTQKR
- the yidD gene encoding membrane protein insertion efficiency factor YidD, which gives rise to MRSPQGTEFPAQHRTGHPGPVAALLILLVRAYRRFLSPLLGQQCRFQPSCSAYGLEALQVHGALRGTWLTARRIARCQPFHPGGHDPVPPKKTPEQRAAASSNSGREESGPALAEPKELPGA
- the rnpA gene encoding ribonuclease P protein component, which produces MARAAPASRSDPPLIVLPSGNRMRRRDDFSLAVRRGRRAGRPTVVVHLLRPEEFRPAAARPLVGFIVARTVGNAVVRNTTRRRLRHLMRPHLDRLPAGSLLVVRANPRAGAARPDELAADLESALDRLLRPASKGRR
- the rpmH gene encoding 50S ribosomal protein L34, which encodes MSKRTFQPNNRRRHKKHGFRLRMRTRAGRAILSSRRGKGRARVAV